TGTTGGCCGGGGACTCCACCCTCTTCATGCGCCGCGACGAGGTCGAGGCCGCGTGGCGCTGGGTGGACCCGATCATCGAGGCCTGGCAGGGCCTCGGCACCGCACCCGAGACCTACCCCGCCGGAAGCTCCGGTCCCGCAGGAGCACAGCGGCTCATCGGCCGCACCGGCAACACGTGGCACGAAGAGGAGCAGGCATGACCGCGCACACCCCCAGCACCTCCGACAACGGCACCCCGGGACCTCGGACGAGCGTCCACCCGGTGATCGCCGAGGTCACCCGGCAGCTGACCGAGCGCAGCGCCGACACCCGCGCCGCCTACCTGGCCCGCATCCGCGAGGCCGTCGGCCAGGGCCCGGCCCGCACCTCCCTGGGCTGCGCCAACCTCGCGCACGGCTTCGCCGCCTGCGGGGTCGGCGACAAGCTCTCCCTGGCCGGGGACGTCACCCCCAACCTGGCGATCGTCTCCGCCTACAACGACATGCTCTCCGCGCACCAGCCGCTGGAGACCTACCCGGCCGTCATCAAGAAGGCGGTCGCCGAGGCGGGCGGCGTCGCCCAGTTCGCCGGCGGCGTGCCCGCCATGTGCGACGGCATCACCCAGGGCCGCGCGGGCATGGAGCTGTCCCTGTTCAGCCGCGACGTGATCGCGATGGCCGCCGCCGTGGCCCTGTCCCACGACATGTTCGACGGCGCCCTCATGCTCGGCGTGTGCGACAAGATCGTGCCCGGCCTGCTCATCGGCGCCCTGTCCTTCGGGCACCTGCCGACGGCGTTCGTGCCCGCCGGTCCGATGCACTCCGGCCTGCCCAACAAGGAGAAGGCCCGGGTCCGCCAGCAGTTCGCCGAGGGCAAGGTCGACCGCCGCGAGCTGCTCCAGGCCGAGTCCGCCGCCTACCACTCGCCGGGCACCTGCACCTTCTACGGCACCGCCAACTCCAACCAGATGCTCATGGAGGTCATGGGCCTGCACCTGCCCGGGGCCAGCTTCGAACAGCCCGGCACCCCGCTGCGCGAGGCCCTCACCGCGGAGGCCGGGCGCCGCGTGCTCGGGCTGACCGCCCTGACCGAGCACCACACCCCGGTCGGCGAGCAGATCGACGAGAAGGCGATCGTGAACGCCGTGGTCGCCCTGCTGGCCACCGGCGGATCCAGCAACCACACACTGCACCTGGTCGCCATCGCCCGCGCCGCCGGGATCCAGCTCACCTGGGACGATTTCGCCGCGCTGTCCGAGGCCGTGCCGCTGCTCACCCGCATGTACCCCAACGGTGCCGCCGACGTGAACCGCTTCCACGAGGTGGGCGGCATGGCCTTCCTCATCGGCACCCTGCTGGACGCCGGTCTGCTGCACGAGGACGTCCGGACGGTCGCCGGCCCCGGGCTGGACCGCTACCGCCAGGTGCCCCAGCTGACCGAGGACGGCGAGCTGATCTGGGTGGACGGCCCCGCCGAGAGCGCGGACAAGACGGTGCTGCGTCCGGCCGGTGACCCCTTCGCCCCCGACGGCGGGCTGCGCATGCTGGAGGGCAACCTCGGCCGCGCCGTGATCAAGGTGTCCGCGGTGGCGCCCGAGCGGCACGTGGTGGAGGCCCCCGCGAAGGTCTTCGCCGACCAGGCCGAGCTCCAGACGGCCTTCGCCGCCGGTGAGCTGACCGGGGACTTCGTCGCGGTGGTCCGCTTCCAGGGGCCGCGCGCCAACGGCATGCCCGAGCTGCACAAGCTCACCCCGCCGCTTGCCGTGCTCCAGGACCGGGGCCAGAAGGTCGCGCTGGTCACCGACGGCCGCATGTCCGGCGCCTCCGGCAAGGTGCCCGCCGCCATCCACGTCTCACCGGAGGCCGAAGCGGGCGGCCCGCTGGCCCGGGTGCGCGACGGCGACGTCATCCGGTTGGACGCGGCCCGGGGCACACTGGAGGTCCTGGCCGACCTGGGCGACCGCGAGGACGCCCGGCCCACGGTGGACTCCTCCGCCGGGACCGGCCGGGAGCTCTTCGCCGCCCTGCGCGGGGCGGTCGGCCCGGCCGAGAGCGGCGCCGGGGTCTTCGGCCACTGAGCCGCGCGATCCTGGCCGGGCCGTTGCGAGCCGAGCCGTCGCACTCTTTCCTTCCCGCCGAGCCTTTCCCATTGAGCCTTTGGAGACAGCCATGACGACGACCCCCCGCTCCGGTGCGGACGTCCTCGACCTCGCCCCGGTCATGCCCGTGGTGGTGGTCGAGGACGTCGAGCACGCCGTGCCGCTGGCCCGCGCCCTGGTCGCGGGCGGCCTGCCCGGTATCGAGGTGACCCTGCGGACCCCGGCGGCGCTGTCCGCGATCGAGCGGATCGCCCAGGAGGTGCCCGAGGCCGTGGTGGGCGCGGGAACCGTGGTCAACGGCGAGCAGGCCGGGGCCGCCGCAAAGGCGGGGGCGCGCTTCCTGGTCAGTCCCGGTTGCACCCCGGAGCTGGCCCGGGCGATGGCCGACACCGGGCTGCCCGCCCTGCCGGGGGTGGCTACGGTGTCCGAGGCGATGGCGCTGCTGGAGCTGGGGCTGACAGAGCTCAAGTTCTTCCCGGCGGAGGCGTCGGGCGGGGCGAAGTTCCTCAAGTCCCTCACCGGTCCGCTGCCGCAGCTGAAGTTCTGCCCGACCGGCGGGATCACCGCCGAGAGCGCCCCGGACTACCTCGCGCTGCCGAACGTGGGCTGCGTGGGCGGCAGCTGGTTGACCCCGGCCGCGTTGGTCGGTGAGGGCCGCTGGGACCAGGTCACCGGGCTCGCCCGGGAGGCGGCGGCGCTGGCCCGCTGACCGGTTCCCCCGTCCGGATCATCCAGGGGAGGCCTTGAAAGCCCCCGGAGTGATATGCGTAATTCTGCATAGCCATTCCGGGGGTCTTTTCATGCGGATCCACCCGTGGGACTCGGGGAGTGTGCGGCGGAGCGGGCGTCGACCAGCACCTGAACACCGTCCAGGACCCGTTCCAGGCCGAAGGAGAACTCGTGGTCCGGGTCGTAGACCGCCTGGTGCGCGGCGCCGACGGCGGAGCCCACCCGGGAGGCGACCGGGTACTGGGAGTCGTCGATCAGGGCGGCCAGCAGCGGGTCGTAGGTCCGCCACCACTGCTCGTCGTCCATGCCCGACTCCCGGGCGATCTGCTCCGCGCCCAGGGTCTGCCGGGCGGTGCTCTCCACGTAACCGTTGACCAGGTTGACCGTGGAGTCCATCTCGACCTCGCTCAGGCCGAGCCCGTCCACGGCGGAGAGCTCGTGGTCGTACTTGGCGATGAGGTTCGGGCCGAGCAGACGGGTGGTGATGGTCTGGAGGATCCACGGGTGGCGGATGTAGAGGTCGCGGTTGGCGTTGGCGATCCGGCGCAGCCGCTCCCGCCAGCCGCCGGAACGGTCGCTGGAGTCCAGGTCGGCGTAGGCGGCGTCGACCATCAGATCGATGAGCTCGCCCTTGCCCGGCACGTAGGTGTACAGCGACATCGTGCCCACCCCCAGGGCCTCGGCGACCCGGCGCATGGACAGTGCGGCGAGCCCTTCGGCGTCGGCGATCTCCGTGGCGGCCAGCACGATCCGGTCGACGCTCAGTCCGGGTCTGCCCCGGCGGCGGCTCGCGGGCTCCTGGGTGCGCCACAGCAGGGCCAGGCTGCGCGCGGGATCGCCACTCTTGCTGTGCTGCGGGGGCATCGGTCCGTCCTGGTGGTGGGTCCGTAGGGCGTACGGGTCAGTGTACGCCCGCACGGACCCGCCACCGGGGTGCGTCGGCGGGGGCAGCGCCGAGTCCAAACGGGCCGAGCGTCAGGGGAAGGGTCAGCCGCTGAGGTTGCGGTACCGGTGCACGCACAGCGGAGCGAACACCGCGACCAGCAGCAGCGGCCAGACCACCGCCATCAGGAGGGCGTTCTGGGTGATCCAGGAGTCCCCGACCGCCGCCGGGTTGCCGAACAGCTCGCGCGCGGCCGCCACGGTGGAGGACATCGGGTTCCAGTCCGCGACCGTACCCAGCCACAGCGGCATGGTCGCGGTGGCCACGAAGGCGTTGGACAGGAAGCCGATCGGGAACTCCAGGGTCTGGATGACGGCGATACCGCCCTGGCCGCGCAGCACCAGGCCCACGTAGATGCCGATCCACACCAGGGCGAACCGCAGCAGGAGCAGCAGCCCGAACCCGGCCAGGGCCGCGCCCGCGCTCCCGTGCCACTGCCAGCCGACCAGCATCCCGAAACCGATCAGGATGACCAGGGTGACCGTGGACCGGAGCATGTCCGCCAGGCATCGTCCCACCACCACGGCGGAGGAGGCCATCGGCATCGACCGGAACCGGTCGGTGACCCCGCGGGTGGAGTCGGTGGTCACGGCGGTGACGGTCTCGCCGAGGCCGAACACCATGACCATCGCGAACATGCCGGGCATGAGGTACTCGGTGTAGTTCCCGCCGCCGGGCACCGACATGGCGCCGCCGAGCAGGTAGACGAACATCAGCACCATGAGGACCGGGAAGAGCAGCCCGAAGAGCAGCTCCCAGGGCTGGCGCAGCCAGTGCAGGACGTCGCGCCGGGCCACGGTCCAGCCGTCGGCGCCCGCCCAGCCCAGCCGGGCCAGGGGACCGGACGGCTGGGCCGGGGGCAGGGTCGGGAGGGCGGGCGGTGCGGGGTTCGGGGCTGTACCGTTCATCGCTGGACCTCCGTGGTGTGGGAGCTGGGCTGGTTCGCGCCGGTCTGATTGGCACCGGGGGCGCTGCTGGTGTCGGCGGCGGTGCCGGAACCGGTCAGGTGCAGGAAGACCTCGTCGAGGCTGGGGCTGCGCAGGACCACGTCCGCCACGGCCACGCCGCTCTCGTCCAGGGCACGCACGGCCCGGGTCAGGGAGGCCGCGCGGTCGTCCACCTCGGCGCTGAGCCGCCGCTCCTCCGGGGCGGTACGCACGGTGTGCCCGGTGGCCCGCTCCACCAGGGCCGCGGCTTCGGCCAGGACGTGCTCGTCGTGCACGACCACGTCGATCCGGTCGCCGCCGATCCTCGACTTCAGCTCGGCGGGCGTGCCCTCGGCGATCACGTGCCCGGTGTCGATCACCGAGATCCGGTCGGCCAACTGGTCGGCCTCCTCCAGGTACTGGGTGGTGAGCAGGACGGTCGTACCGCCGCCGATCAGGTCGCGCAC
This DNA window, taken from Nocardiopsis exhalans, encodes the following:
- the edd gene encoding phosphogluconate dehydratase, giving the protein MTAHTPSTSDNGTPGPRTSVHPVIAEVTRQLTERSADTRAAYLARIREAVGQGPARTSLGCANLAHGFAACGVGDKLSLAGDVTPNLAIVSAYNDMLSAHQPLETYPAVIKKAVAEAGGVAQFAGGVPAMCDGITQGRAGMELSLFSRDVIAMAAAVALSHDMFDGALMLGVCDKIVPGLLIGALSFGHLPTAFVPAGPMHSGLPNKEKARVRQQFAEGKVDRRELLQAESAAYHSPGTCTFYGTANSNQMLMEVMGLHLPGASFEQPGTPLREALTAEAGRRVLGLTALTEHHTPVGEQIDEKAIVNAVVALLATGGSSNHTLHLVAIARAAGIQLTWDDFAALSEAVPLLTRMYPNGAADVNRFHEVGGMAFLIGTLLDAGLLHEDVRTVAGPGLDRYRQVPQLTEDGELIWVDGPAESADKTVLRPAGDPFAPDGGLRMLEGNLGRAVIKVSAVAPERHVVEAPAKVFADQAELQTAFAAGELTGDFVAVVRFQGPRANGMPELHKLTPPLAVLQDRGQKVALVTDGRMSGASGKVPAAIHVSPEAEAGGPLARVRDGDVIRLDAARGTLEVLADLGDREDARPTVDSSAGTGRELFAALRGAVGPAESGAGVFGH
- the eda gene encoding bifunctional 4-hydroxy-2-oxoglutarate aldolase/2-dehydro-3-deoxy-phosphogluconate aldolase produces the protein MTTTPRSGADVLDLAPVMPVVVVEDVEHAVPLARALVAGGLPGIEVTLRTPAALSAIERIAQEVPEAVVGAGTVVNGEQAGAAAKAGARFLVSPGCTPELARAMADTGLPALPGVATVSEAMALLELGLTELKFFPAEASGGAKFLKSLTGPLPQLKFCPTGGITAESAPDYLALPNVGCVGGSWLTPAALVGEGRWDQVTGLAREAAALAR
- a CDS encoding TetR/AcrR family transcriptional regulator, encoding MPPQHSKSGDPARSLALLWRTQEPASRRRGRPGLSVDRIVLAATEIADAEGLAALSMRRVAEALGVGTMSLYTYVPGKGELIDLMVDAAYADLDSSDRSGGWRERLRRIANANRDLYIRHPWILQTITTRLLGPNLIAKYDHELSAVDGLGLSEVEMDSTVNLVNGYVESTARQTLGAEQIARESGMDDEQWWRTYDPLLAALIDDSQYPVASRVGSAVGAAHQAVYDPDHEFSFGLERVLDGVQVLVDARSAAHSPSPTGGSA
- a CDS encoding ABC transporter permease, which translates into the protein MNGTAPNPAPPALPTLPPAQPSGPLARLGWAGADGWTVARRDVLHWLRQPWELLFGLLFPVLMVLMFVYLLGGAMSVPGGGNYTEYLMPGMFAMVMVFGLGETVTAVTTDSTRGVTDRFRSMPMASSAVVVGRCLADMLRSTVTLVILIGFGMLVGWQWHGSAGAALAGFGLLLLLRFALVWIGIYVGLVLRGQGGIAVIQTLEFPIGFLSNAFVATATMPLWLGTVADWNPMSSTVAAARELFGNPAAVGDSWITQNALLMAVVWPLLLVAVFAPLCVHRYRNLSG